From Microbacterium rhizosphaerae:
TGCCGCCTTCGCGACGGCGTGTCGACCTGCGATTCCGGGGATGCTGTGGGGGTCTGATGCCGTGTTTCGGTGAACTTTGCCCAGGAGCCGCCAGACCAGGGTGACTGCGCTCGCAGCGGAGAGCAGGAGCACGGCAGCACAGCACCAGTAGGCGACGGGATTGAGTCCAGGTGCGTTCAGTGCCGCAGCGGGATCACCCGCATTCAGCAGTACGGCGAGGCCCGAATCGATCCCGGCAACGGGTTGGCCGATACCTGTCAGCCAGGTCGCGACCGACCCGGCCGCACGAAGTATCAGGGCCAACGCAGCTCCCGTCAACAGAATGCCGAGGCCGAGGTTTGTCAGCTCATCGCCGAGGGTGGTCACCTCCTTTGGTGCGGTCATTGCGAAACCAGACCCGTGCTCTCGCGGGCCGAGCAGCTCATCACAGGGAGATGTCGGGCTCGAGCCGGAGTCGCCGGCCGGGCGCAAGCGAATAGTCCAGGTAGCGGTCGGTCACCACCGTGCTGGTCGAATCGAGAAGATCCGTCGCGTCTCGCGCGTCGGTGACGATGGTCGCGATCCCTTCCTGCAGCAGTCTGTGACAGCCGGCACTGGCCGGGCTCGTCACGGGTCCCGGCACGGCCCCGATCGGCCTTCCGAGCGCGTGGGCTTGCGCCGCGACGTTGAGCGTGCCGGACCGGTAACCGGCCTCGACGACCACTGTTGCGCCGGCGAGGGCGGCGAGTATCCGGTTGCGTTGCAGAAAGCGCCACCGGGTGGGCGAGGAGCCGGGTGGAAGCTCGCTGAGCAGAAGCCCGCCGCCATCCTTGATCCGTTCGAAGAGCTGCTGGTTGCCGACGGGGTAGTACAGGTCGAGTCCGTTGGCGAGGACCGCGACAGTGGACCCGGGCTCGGCCATCATCGCCGCCCGGTGGGCGGCCCCGTCGATGCCGTAGGCGCCCCCCGAGATGATGATTCGGCCCTGGGTCGCGAGGTCGGCGGCGAGTTCCATCGTGATGT
This genomic window contains:
- the dprA gene encoding DNA-processing protein DprA, coding for METLALVTADGPLPGAVDPAEGGLWRRRLAPRLDPGQVDRIRQDMDRRGLAMISVEDLNWPAEMQQLGIHAPIALWLSGTPSGLEGVTARRIALVGARAATSYGEHITMELAADLATQGRIIISGGAYGIDGAAHRAAMMAEPGSTVAVLANGLDLYYPVGNQQLFERIKDGGGLLLSELPPGSSPTRWRFLQRNRILAALAGATVVVEAGYRSGTLNVAAQAHALGRPIGAVPGPVTSPASAGCHRLLQEGIATIVTDARDATDLLDSTSTVVTDRYLDYSLAPGRRLRLEPDISL